The following are from one region of the Paenibacillus bovis genome:
- a CDS encoding branched-chain amino acid ABC transporter permease, translating into MSKLDNMRITLRENKLAQIVLLVLFTLVTAAAVYLMERSVTAFLLLLASLLLLYYTSFTNGIKWIIALVLLLVVIPFASSGGTSYDSYMEVATQCGIYVAMALGLNIVVGFAGLLDMGFVAFFAVGAYTYGIFATDQANNFISGDLFPLSGGTFWIFILIGGFMAGIFGILLGLPVLRVKGDYLAIVTLGFGEIIRIIFNNLEKPVNITNGAMGLSSIQPPDLFGFDFTFPHQYYFIVIAILLVVIFAVRRLEHSRLGRSWKAVRENEIAAQSMGIPLIRTKLIAFAIGASFSGMMGVVFAAKQTFIDPTSFTLIESTTILVMVVLGGMGSVPGVILGASLVTILNLQVLTELTNWLNQLSMQGIIEVPNALSPSKMQRFIFGMILILVAIFRPNGLIAAKNRKIPKEVVTGGPHQHHKVPATPISAKANPE; encoded by the coding sequence ATGAGCAAATTGGACAATATGCGCATTACCCTGCGGGAAAACAAGCTGGCGCAAATCGTGCTGCTGGTGCTGTTTACACTCGTCACGGCAGCAGCAGTGTATCTGATGGAGCGCTCGGTCACAGCATTTTTGCTGCTGCTGGCTTCTCTGCTGCTGCTCTACTATACGTCCTTTACCAATGGAATCAAATGGATCATTGCCCTGGTCCTGCTGCTGGTCGTTATTCCCTTCGCTTCCTCCGGCGGTACATCGTATGACTCTTATATGGAAGTGGCAACCCAGTGCGGAATCTATGTGGCGATGGCATTGGGACTGAATATTGTGGTCGGCTTTGCCGGTCTGCTGGATATGGGATTTGTCGCCTTTTTTGCAGTCGGTGCGTATACGTACGGTATCTTTGCTACGGATCAGGCGAATAATTTTATCTCGGGCGATCTGTTTCCACTCTCCGGCGGCACGTTCTGGATCTTTATTCTGATTGGCGGATTTATGGCTGGCATCTTCGGGATTCTGCTTGGTCTGCCCGTGCTGCGGGTCAAAGGGGATTATCTAGCTATCGTGACGCTGGGATTTGGAGAGATTATCCGCATTATTTTCAATAACTTGGAGAAGCCGGTCAATATTACGAATGGAGCGATGGGACTGTCTTCGATCCAGCCGCCGGATCTGTTCGGTTTTGATTTTACATTTCCGCACCAATATTATTTTATCGTTATTGCGATTTTGCTGGTCGTGATCTTTGCTGTAAGGCGGCTGGAGCATTCCCGGTTGGGGCGCTCCTGGAAAGCGGTACGGGAAAATGAGATTGCTGCCCAATCGATGGGGATTCCGCTCATTCGCACCAAGCTGATTGCGTTCGCAATCGGAGCTTCCTTTTCCGGGATGATGGGTGTAGTGTTCGCCGCCAAGCAGACTTTTATCGATCCGACGAGCTTCACGCTGATCGAGTCGACGACGATCCTCGTTATGGTCGTACTGGGCGGGATGGGTAGTGTGCCAGGTGTTATTCTCGGCGCCAGTCTGGTAACGATACTCAATCTGCAGGTGCTAACCGAATTGACCAATTGGCTGAATCAGCTGTCGATGCAGGGGATTATTGAGGTACCCAATGCGCTGTCACCGTCCAAAATGCAGCGGTTTATCTTCGGTATGATTCTGATCCTGGTCGCGATCTTCCGTCCCAATGGTCTGATTGCCGCCAAAAATCGCAAAATTCCCAAGGAGGTGGTGACAGGTGGTCCACATCAACATCATAAAGTACCTGCGACTCCCATCAGCGCCAAAGCGAATCCCGAATAA
- a CDS encoding ABC transporter ATP-binding protein — MSLLQLKQVEAYYGAIQALRGVTIDVNEGEIVTLIGSNGAGKSTTLKSICGQVKIRGEVWFNGKNISDQPPHVTAQSGIAHVPEGRRIFPRLTVKENLEMGAFSVKSKSLIRERIEKSFAYFPRLKERYHQVGGTMSGGEQQMLAIARGLMMGPRIILLDEPSMGLAPVIVDQIFEIIQELNESGMTILLVEQNAYQALQIAHRGYVIQTGEIILQDNAAELLKNDQVKEAYLA; from the coding sequence ATGAGTCTGCTGCAGCTCAAGCAGGTGGAGGCATATTACGGTGCGATTCAGGCACTGCGCGGTGTGACGATTGATGTGAATGAAGGTGAAATCGTGACGCTGATCGGCTCCAATGGAGCAGGTAAATCGACCACGCTCAAGTCGATCTGCGGCCAGGTGAAGATTCGTGGAGAAGTGTGGTTTAACGGCAAAAATATCTCTGACCAACCGCCGCATGTTACCGCGCAGAGTGGCATCGCCCATGTCCCAGAGGGACGGCGCATTTTCCCGCGACTGACGGTTAAGGAGAATCTGGAAATGGGTGCATTCTCGGTTAAAAGCAAAAGCCTGATCCGGGAACGTATCGAGAAGTCTTTTGCCTATTTCCCGAGGCTCAAGGAACGTTATCATCAGGTAGGCGGTACGATGAGCGGCGGCGAACAGCAGATGCTGGCCATCGCCCGCGGTCTGATGATGGGTCCGCGTATTATTTTGCTGGATGAACCGTCGATGGGACTTGCACCGGTGATCGTGGATCAGATTTTCGAGATTATCCAGGAATTGAATGAATCAGGCATGACGATTTTGCTGGTGGAACAGAATGCTTATCAGGCACTGCAGATTGCCCACCGAGGGTACGTGATCCAGACAGGAGAGATCATTCTGCAGGATAATGCAGCAGAGCTGCTCAAGAATGATCAGGTCAAGGAAGCATATCTGGCGTAG
- a CDS encoding branched-chain amino acid ABC transporter permease produces the protein MFASILQTLPQVLIDGLALGAIYAVVALGYTMVYGILELINFAHGEIFMTGAFAGTSVLLLFQSMGWLGSLPAWFSYVLIIFIAMMVTGALGVGIERVAYRPLRKAPKLISLISAFGVSFVLQDLVRFIAELKTGNYIISVPQLFDGRFTLGFSSMTAMFGNATVKTNTIFIFIVAIVLMIGLDIFVNRTKWGGAMRAVAQDRETASLMSINVNKVILLTFFIGSALGGSTGVLFAQQYGTIDPYIGFILGLKAFTAAVLGGIGNIRGAMFGGVVIGVLEMFASANLGIMTGGNFGAEYKDVFAFAILIVVLIFKPEGLFGRAVKEKV, from the coding sequence ATGTTCGCAAGTATTTTACAAACACTGCCACAGGTACTGATCGATGGACTGGCGCTGGGGGCTATCTATGCAGTAGTAGCGCTCGGTTATACGATGGTATACGGCATACTGGAACTGATTAACTTTGCGCACGGAGAGATTTTTATGACCGGAGCTTTTGCCGGTACATCGGTACTGCTGCTGTTCCAGTCCATGGGCTGGCTGGGCAGTCTGCCTGCCTGGTTCTCGTATGTGCTGATTATTTTTATCGCGATGATGGTGACCGGAGCGCTCGGTGTAGGGATCGAACGTGTCGCTTATCGGCCGCTGCGCAAAGCACCCAAGCTGATCTCGCTGATCTCGGCCTTTGGGGTTTCTTTTGTACTGCAGGATCTGGTACGTTTTATCGCTGAACTGAAAACCGGCAATTATATCATTAGCGTACCGCAGCTATTCGACGGACGCTTTACCCTGGGGTTCTCGTCCATGACGGCCATGTTCGGCAATGCAACAGTGAAGACGAATACGATCTTTATTTTTATTGTGGCGATTGTACTGATGATTGGACTGGATATTTTCGTTAACCGGACCAAATGGGGCGGTGCGATGCGGGCAGTGGCACAGGATCGGGAGACGGCTTCGCTAATGTCGATCAATGTGAACAAGGTGATCCTGCTAACCTTTTTTATCGGTTCGGCGCTCGGTGGATCGACCGGTGTGTTGTTTGCGCAGCAGTACGGCACAATCGATCCGTATATCGGCTTTATTTTGGGGCTCAAAGCCTTTACAGCAGCAGTGCTGGGCGGTATCGGTAATATCCGCGGCGCAATGTTCGGCGGTGTCGTGATCGGCGTGCTGGAAATGTTCGCTTCCGCGAACCTGGGCATTATGACTGGCGGCAATTTTGGCGCGGAGTACAAGGATGTATTTGCCTTTGCGATTCTGATCGTTGTATTGATCTTCAAACCAGAGGGCTTGTTTGGCAGAGCCGTCAAAGAGAAAGTGTAG
- a CDS encoding ABC transporter ATP-binding protein produces MSILKVNRLTKRFGGLTAVSGVDFAFPKGQISAVIGPNGAGKTTFFNMITGIYVPDEGQIELDGESIVNVKPDRITGKGIARTFQNIRLFGSMTVLENVQVGMHIHLKTGVIGTLLNLPRVRHEEHTSQQEAYRLLEYVGLEEWYNAEASSLSYGAQRRLEIARALAARPKVLLLDEPAAGMNPRETVDLTSLIRRIQEKLNISIILIEHDMKLVMELSHHILVLDHGVKIAEGDPQDIRSNPKVIEAYLGKSAVEEGVVVE; encoded by the coding sequence ATGAGTATTCTAAAAGTAAACCGGCTCACCAAGCGTTTCGGCGGACTGACTGCGGTTAGTGGTGTGGATTTTGCATTTCCAAAGGGACAAATCTCTGCCGTTATCGGTCCGAATGGAGCAGGCAAAACGACCTTTTTTAATATGATTACCGGTATTTATGTGCCGGATGAGGGACAGATTGAGCTGGACGGGGAATCGATTGTCAATGTGAAGCCCGACCGGATTACCGGCAAAGGCATCGCCCGTACTTTTCAAAATATCCGTCTGTTCGGCAGTATGACTGTGCTGGAGAATGTGCAGGTAGGTATGCATATTCATCTGAAAACAGGTGTGATCGGTACACTGCTCAATCTGCCCAGAGTACGGCATGAAGAACATACCTCGCAGCAGGAAGCGTATCGTCTGCTAGAGTATGTCGGGCTGGAGGAATGGTACAATGCCGAAGCGAGCAGTCTGTCATACGGAGCGCAGCGCCGGCTGGAGATCGCCCGTGCTCTGGCTGCCCGGCCCAAGGTGCTGCTGCTCGACGAGCCGGCTGCCGGGATGAATCCGAGGGAAACGGTAGACCTGACCTCGCTGATTCGCCGTATTCAGGAGAAGCTGAATATCTCCATTATTCTGATCGAACATGATATGAAACTCGTGATGGAGCTGTCACATCATATTCTGGTGCTGGATCATGGCGTCAAAATCGCCGAGGGCGATCCACAGGATATCCGTTCCAATCCCAAGGTAATCGAAGCTTATCTAGGTAAAAGTGCCGTCGAGGAAGGAGTGGTGGTCGAATGA
- a CDS encoding ABC transporter ATP-binding protein: MEQVSVLNVDRLTGGYSHGKPVLHDISFEVGRGEMIGLIGLNGAGKSTTMKHILGLMTPQGGEVQIQGSTLAADTQQYRASLAFVPESPQLYEEMTVREHLEFTARAYNVSPEDYEQRSRRLIQLFNMGDKEDSLSMHLSKGMKQKVMIMCAFVAAPPLYIIDEPFLGLDPLGIRSLLDFMVETKQNGSSILLSSHILSTIENYCDRFIVLHKGRVIVQGTLEQIREQTGQQGVPLEQIFYDLVQDSKWTVSDE, translated from the coding sequence ATGGAACAGGTATCTGTACTTAACGTTGACCGTCTAACCGGCGGTTACAGTCATGGCAAGCCTGTCCTGCACGATATCAGCTTTGAAGTTGGCCGTGGTGAGATGATCGGATTGATCGGCCTGAATGGTGCAGGCAAGAGTACAACAATGAAGCATATCCTTGGACTGATGACACCGCAGGGTGGAGAAGTTCAGATTCAGGGCTCTACACTGGCAGCAGATACCCAGCAGTACCGGGCTTCGCTGGCTTTTGTACCGGAATCGCCGCAGCTGTACGAAGAAATGACAGTGCGCGAGCATCTGGAATTCACTGCCCGTGCCTATAATGTCAGTCCCGAAGATTACGAGCAGCGCTCCCGCCGGCTCATTCAGCTGTTTAATATGGGAGACAAAGAAGACAGCCTGTCGATGCATCTATCTAAAGGGATGAAGCAAAAGGTAATGATTATGTGTGCCTTCGTAGCAGCACCGCCGCTGTACATTATCGATGAGCCTTTTCTCGGTCTCGACCCGCTCGGTATTCGTTCGCTGCTGGACTTTATGGTGGAAACGAAGCAAAATGGTTCTTCTATTCTGCTGAGCTCGCATATCCTGTCGACGATCGAGAATTATTGTGACCGGTTTATCGTACTGCACAAAGGACGTGTTATCGTTCAGGGCACACTGGAGCAGATCCGTGAGCAGACGGGTCAGCAGGGAGTACCACTGGAGCAGATCTTCTATGATCTGGTTCAGGACTCCAAATGGACGGTCAGCGATGAGTGA
- the ald gene encoding alanine dehydrogenase yields MRIGIPKEIKNNENRVAITPAGVTTLTAAGHEVYVETQAGKGSGFTDSAYEQSGATIIQQAAEVWSTAEMILKVKEPLPSEYGYFREGLILFTYLHLAAAPELAAALIEKKVIGIAYETVEVNRTLPLLTPMSEVAGRMAVQIGAQFLERPHGGKGILLSGVPGVKKGRVTIIGGGVVGTNAARVAIGMGAEVTMIDLSADRLRQLEEIFGHSIQTLMSNPYNIAEAVASSDLVIGAVLIPGAKAPKLVTEEMVKQMEAHSVIVDVAVDQGGIVETVDRITTHNEPTYEKHNVLHYAVANMPGAVPRTSTMALTNATMPYVMQIANRGLREALLNNPALQLGVNTAAGAMTYAAVARDLGYEYVSVDEALKKTFTATS; encoded by the coding sequence ATGAGAATTGGAATCCCCAAAGAGATCAAAAACAATGAGAATCGTGTAGCGATTACACCGGCAGGTGTGACTACACTGACTGCAGCTGGACATGAGGTATATGTAGAAACCCAGGCCGGTAAAGGAAGCGGGTTCACCGATTCTGCCTATGAGCAGTCAGGAGCGACCATCATCCAGCAGGCCGCCGAAGTCTGGTCGACAGCCGAGATGATTCTCAAGGTCAAAGAGCCATTGCCGTCGGAGTATGGTTATTTCCGGGAAGGACTGATCCTGTTTACGTATCTGCATCTGGCAGCAGCTCCCGAATTGGCAGCAGCCCTGATCGAGAAAAAAGTGATCGGGATTGCCTATGAGACGGTAGAAGTGAATCGGACTCTGCCGCTGCTGACACCAATGAGTGAAGTGGCTGGACGTATGGCTGTGCAGATCGGTGCGCAGTTCCTGGAACGACCTCATGGAGGCAAAGGGATTCTGCTCAGCGGTGTGCCTGGAGTCAAAAAAGGAAGAGTAACGATTATCGGTGGCGGTGTAGTGGGTACGAATGCAGCCCGGGTAGCAATCGGTATGGGTGCTGAAGTGACCATGATTGATCTGAGCGCAGATCGTTTGCGTCAGCTGGAAGAAATATTTGGTCATTCGATTCAGACGCTGATGTCCAATCCATACAATATCGCCGAAGCGGTAGCCAGCTCGGATCTGGTGATTGGCGCGGTGCTGATTCCGGGAGCCAAGGCGCCCAAGCTGGTAACCGAAGAGATGGTAAAACAAATGGAAGCGCATTCTGTTATTGTCGATGTGGCAGTGGATCAGGGAGGTATCGTGGAGACGGTGGATCGGATTACTACTCATAACGAGCCAACCTACGAAAAACATAATGTACTGCATTATGCAGTTGCCAACATGCCAGGTGCTGTACCGAGAACATCCACAATGGCACTGACCAACGCAACAATGCCTTATGTTATGCAAATTGCCAACCGTGGACTGCGCGAAGCCCTGCTTAATAATCCGGCACTCCAGCTGGGAGTAAATACGGCTGCCGGTGCGATGACCTATGCGGCTGTAGCCCGCGATCTGGGCTATGAATATGTATCGGTAGATGAAGCGCTCAAAAAGACTTTTACAGCAACCAGCTAA
- a CDS encoding PucR family transcriptional regulator: MEHIIDSQVDSLQTLAEMISEVMGSPVTIEDEGHRLLAYSTHDPSTDPARIATIVGRKVPEHVQRALYESGAMQRLLDSEEPQHIRELSEVGLRSRMAISVRHYDEVIGYIWLLENDGSYTTAQLQQFKRGAQIAASKMMQQQQRQQKMELLRRLLNGRFQSEQEAAQQSREAGVELPVSGYVLIMEQAGQPDTSSWYDKVVQASGEYAVKVHLQLLEPNRLILLCGIKSVFQSDSSAELSARIRMIITRLRLLLPVDGICYAAGEGFGSALHIQRSYRQARELITLHQHLPETHHIHYYPDAGFYRYLNAMQREAEQFPVSWGPIERLAAYDREHNSNLLQTLAVFLDHDSDAKQAAAQLHVHTNTLNYRLRRIAEVGHVNLDSMAEKVTLYLELKLLWFEGDS; the protein is encoded by the coding sequence TTGGAGCATATAATAGACAGTCAGGTAGACAGCCTGCAGACGCTGGCCGAGATGATCAGTGAAGTGATGGGCAGTCCGGTGACGATTGAGGATGAAGGTCATCGGCTGCTTGCTTACAGTACGCACGATCCCAGTACCGATCCGGCGCGTATCGCTACGATTGTCGGACGCAAGGTACCGGAGCATGTGCAGCGCGCTCTGTATGAATCCGGAGCGATGCAGCGTCTGCTGGACAGTGAAGAACCTCAGCATATCCGCGAGCTTAGTGAGGTGGGACTGCGCAGCAGGATGGCGATTTCGGTACGGCATTACGATGAGGTGATCGGCTATATCTGGCTGCTGGAAAATGACGGCTCTTATACAACAGCCCAGCTGCAGCAGTTCAAGCGAGGCGCACAAATCGCAGCTTCCAAAATGATGCAACAGCAGCAACGTCAGCAAAAAATGGAGCTGCTGCGCCGGCTCCTGAACGGACGTTTTCAATCCGAACAGGAGGCTGCGCAGCAATCACGGGAAGCGGGAGTAGAGCTGCCTGTCTCGGGATATGTACTGATTATGGAGCAGGCTGGACAGCCCGATACAAGCAGTTGGTACGATAAAGTTGTTCAGGCGTCTGGCGAATATGCAGTCAAAGTCCACCTGCAGCTGCTGGAGCCCAATCGGCTGATTCTGCTATGCGGGATAAAAAGTGTATTTCAATCCGACAGCTCTGCCGAACTGTCTGCGCGTATCCGCATGATCATTACCCGGCTGCGTCTGCTGCTGCCTGTCGACGGTATTTGTTATGCCGCAGGCGAGGGATTCGGTTCTGCCCTGCATATTCAGCGCAGCTACCGGCAGGCCAGAGAACTGATTACACTGCACCAGCATTTGCCGGAGACACACCATATCCACTATTATCCGGATGCCGGTTTCTATCGGTATCTGAATGCTATGCAGCGCGAAGCCGAGCAGTTCCCGGTGAGTTGGGGACCGATTGAGCGACTGGCAGCGTATGACCGGGAGCATAACAGCAATCTGCTGCAGACGCTGGCTGTATTCCTGGACCATGACAGTGATGCCAAGCAGGCAGCAGCCCAGCTGCATGTGCATACCAATACACTCAACTATCGTCTGCGGCGTATTGCCGAGGTCGGGCATGTGAATCTGGACAGTATGGCCGAGAAAGTGACTTTGTATCTGGAGCTCAAGCTGCTATGGTTTGAGGGAGACAGCTGA
- a CDS encoding branched-chain amino acid ABC transporter substrate-binding protein translates to MKGRWNGIVAAVLAVGLLAGCGNGGSTTTTGASSGGSSGSAGGKVIKIATQSPLSGGSSIQGEAIRLGAQMSMEDHKEDFSKLGYSLELVPYDDQGDPKKGVANAEQIGADQAVLGVIGHLNSGVSIPSSVVYEKYNIPMISPASTATEFTDRKLKVANRVVARDDFQGPAAAEYAVKTVGAKKIFVIQDKTAYGQGLAEAFRDKAQELGATIAGYEGITVGEKDFNGVLNIAATQNPDFIFFGGLYAEGGLIIKQARDKGITAPIMGGDALDSSGLVEIAGADVKGSLYSSVAGEIAKMEGGTDWAARYQKEFSKVPEGYSAYAYDSMTIMLDAIKKTLDSSGGEMPSRETVRDAVRATKDFKGIATEVSFDDKGDNSFAKVYIYEFAGDTYPGKLVSEVSQ, encoded by the coding sequence ATGAAAGGGAGATGGAATGGTATAGTAGCCGCAGTCCTCGCAGTGGGCTTGCTGGCAGGATGCGGTAATGGTGGAAGTACGACGACAACCGGTGCATCTTCCGGTGGAAGCAGTGGCAGTGCTGGTGGCAAAGTCATCAAGATTGCAACACAATCTCCATTATCCGGAGGCAGTTCGATTCAGGGGGAAGCGATCCGACTGGGTGCTCAGATGTCGATGGAGGATCACAAAGAAGACTTTAGCAAACTGGGTTATTCGCTAGAGCTGGTTCCCTACGATGATCAGGGTGATCCCAAAAAAGGCGTAGCCAATGCCGAACAGATTGGTGCCGATCAGGCAGTACTCGGTGTAATCGGCCATCTGAACTCCGGCGTATCGATTCCATCTTCGGTTGTTTATGAAAAGTACAATATTCCGATGATCTCCCCGGCGAGTACAGCGACCGAATTTACCGACCGCAAGCTAAAAGTAGCCAACCGTGTCGTCGCACGGGATGATTTTCAGGGACCGGCAGCAGCGGAATATGCAGTGAAAACCGTTGGAGCCAAAAAAATATTCGTTATCCAGGATAAAACAGCATACGGCCAAGGATTGGCGGAAGCGTTCCGCGACAAGGCACAGGAGCTGGGAGCGACTATTGCCGGTTATGAAGGGATTACCGTAGGGGAAAAAGACTTTAACGGCGTACTGAATATCGCGGCAACCCAGAATCCGGACTTTATTTTCTTCGGCGGTCTGTATGCCGAAGGTGGTCTGATTATCAAGCAGGCGCGGGATAAAGGTATTACTGCTCCGATCATGGGCGGCGATGCACTGGATTCTTCCGGACTGGTCGAGATTGCCGGTGCCGATGTCAAAGGCTCGCTGTACAGCTCGGTAGCTGGTGAAATCGCCAAAATGGAAGGCGGCACCGATTGGGCAGCCCGCTACCAGAAGGAATTTAGCAAAGTACCGGAAGGGTACTCCGCTTATGCCTATGATTCCATGACCATCATGCTGGATGCGATCAAGAAGACACTGGATAGCAGCGGCGGCGAGATGCCATCCCGTGAGACCGTTCGCGATGCAGTGCGGGCAACCAAGGATTTCAAAGGAATTGCTACCGAAGTCAGCTTTGACGACAAAGGGGATAACTCTTTTGCGAAAGTATACATTTACGAGTTCGCCGGTGATACGTATCCAGGCAAACTGGTATCCGAAGTCAGTCAATAA
- a CDS encoding ABC transporter permease, whose protein sequence is MIWFRTPNGRSAMSDLLRLRQQRRADFWSRILPYTQYVIQSGLAVVTLFLLIAFAAWYTTFLQKLPPGLPVYWIMLILLTPLTVYGTVRTYMRPADVVFMLPMEKRMHEYFAPGWRGAVIGKYIWLLLLTLIVWPFYIRAAADAKPLLLTLVLLLLLKIVSNYGSWQELRINGDTVRVIYRLLRYVAVIALLAAYLWLPLWTGTIVLVLGAAVYYGLLRLPGKAQVPWERLIAAEKNHATAVMRMLGWFVDVPTGERKINRRRWLSFAGNRVPWKQERAFRFLVSKTLVRSELLPTLIRFVLFGMLLVLLTRESWFGVAVYLLFILLAGMQMTSLRKQHTDTLWLSIYPLPPTSQRLETVGLITQVQLLIAILIWIPLATAGDPVRIVWTLAAGLVMVWLYRSSLNRKWLRDLAADDEL, encoded by the coding sequence ATGATCTGGTTCAGGACTCCAAATGGACGGTCAGCGATGAGTGATCTGCTGCGACTGCGCCAGCAGCGCAGAGCGGACTTCTGGTCCAGAATACTTCCATATACACAGTATGTGATACAGAGCGGTCTGGCGGTTGTAACCCTGTTTCTGCTCATCGCTTTTGCCGCCTGGTATACGACATTTTTGCAAAAGCTGCCGCCGGGTCTGCCAGTCTACTGGATCATGCTGATTCTGCTGACTCCGTTGACGGTATATGGTACGGTTCGGACGTATATGCGTCCTGCAGATGTGGTCTTTATGCTGCCGATGGAGAAACGGATGCATGAATATTTTGCTCCGGGTTGGCGTGGTGCAGTGATTGGCAAGTATATCTGGCTGCTGCTGCTGACGCTGATTGTCTGGCCATTCTATATCCGGGCTGCTGCTGACGCTAAGCCGCTCCTGCTGACACTTGTCCTGTTGCTGCTGCTCAAAATAGTGAGTAATTATGGCAGCTGGCAGGAGCTGCGTATTAACGGAGATACTGTTCGTGTTATCTACCGGCTGCTCCGATACGTAGCTGTGATTGCGCTGCTGGCTGCCTATTTGTGGTTGCCGCTGTGGACCGGCACAATCGTGCTGGTTTTGGGTGCGGCTGTGTATTATGGACTGCTGCGTTTGCCGGGCAAAGCACAGGTTCCCTGGGAACGTCTGATTGCTGCCGAGAAGAATCATGCTACAGCCGTTATGCGTATGCTGGGCTGGTTCGTGGATGTGCCGACCGGAGAACGGAAAATTAACCGCCGCCGCTGGCTGTCCTTTGCCGGTAACCGGGTGCCCTGGAAGCAGGAGCGGGCTTTTCGCTTTTTGGTCTCCAAAACGCTGGTGCGCAGTGAACTGCTGCCTACGTTGATCCGGTTTGTACTGTTCGGTATGCTGCTGGTGCTGCTGACCCGTGAATCGTGGTTTGGCGTCGCTGTGTATCTGCTGTTTATTTTGCTGGCAGGGATGCAGATGACCAGTCTGCGCAAGCAGCATACCGACACGTTATGGCTGTCTATTTATCCGCTGCCGCCGACTTCACAGCGGCTGGAGACTGTCGGCCTGATTACGCAGGTACAGCTGCTGATTGCTATCCTGATCTGGATTCCGCTGGCAACAGCTGGTGATCCGGTACGAATCGTCTGGACACTGGCGGCAGGTCTGGTCATGGTCTGGCTGTACCGCAGCTCACTGAATCGCAAATGGCTGCGTGATCTGGCGGCTGACGATGAGCTGTAG